The sequence ACATTGGCGGGCTTCAGATCTCGGTGCACCACGCCCGCACGGTGCGCGGCGCCCAGCGCGGCGAGCATCTGATCCATGACCCAGACGACCGACTCCAGGTCCATGCGGCGCTTCCCTCGGACGAAATCCGAGAGAGGCCGTCCCTGGAGCAGCTCCATGGTGACGTAGGGGCGCTCATCCGGGAGCGTGCCAAAGCCGAAGATGTCGATGATGCCCGGGTGCCGGACGGCATTGACCGCGCGGGCCTCCAACAGCAGGCGCTGCACCTGCTGCTGTGACACCAACTCCATGCGCATGACCTTGATGGCGGCCTGCTTGCCAATGAGCGGGTGCTCGGCGCGGTACACCACGCCCATGCCGCCCGCGCCAATGCGCTCCTGGATGACGAACTCCCCCAACTGCATCCCCAACAGGGGATCCGGAGGCGCACTGGCCCGCGAAGAGGGCTTCGCGGCCGGTCTGGCACCGCTTCGGGAGGAGTTGGGATTTTTCATGGGGGCACGGGGGCGCGAACCATAGCCATGCGTTCCCAATGCTTTCAAACATCCGCTGATCAGCGCTTCCCGATGCTCAGGATCTCCTGGGATGGGGAGACCCACAGGGTCGTGCCTGACTTCCTTCGAGCGAAGAAATGATCAGAGCGGGAAGCGTGCCTTCAGCACGTCCATCCACTTGTAGGTGTCCATGTAGAGCTTCCCGCGATCGTCCGCGGTCAGCTCCTGGGAGGCGCGCTCATGGAACTTCCACAGCTCCCATTCGAGCCCCGACGCCTCGCTCGCCCCCTTCGTTCGGCGCCGGAATTCCTGGTCGTATTGCTCCAGTCGGTTCGCGAGCTTCACCTCATCCGCCGTGGCTCTTCTCGGCGTTGGCCGGGGACCCGAAGGAATCGCGTGCGGCCCTGGCAGGGGCGTAAAGGCTACTGGAGGCGGTGGTGCCGTCACGACCGGCGCGTTGGTGGAAGGCACCAGTTGATTGGTGACCTTTTCCCAGAGCTCGACCTTCACAAAAACGCGGTCGGCCTCCAGCTCAGTTTCCGTGCCGGCCGCCTCCTGAAAGAGAGCGAGAAGGCTGTTCAACAGGGCGGGTGGAGGGCTGCCATTGGAATTGCGGGCATAGAGGGCTTCGTAATTCTTGTTCAACCGCTTCGCCAGCAGCCTCTGGGTGTAGAAATCCTGTGGCAGCTCAGGCCGTGCGGCGCGCGCCACCGTGACAGGCTCAGGAGCCGGAGCCGGAGCCGAAGTGGATGGACCTTGGGGGGAAGTCTCCACCTCCGTCACATCGGTCACCGTGGCAAAGCCCTGGGGCTCGGTGGGCGGTTTCTGACCTGGCCCAGAGGTGGGCGGCTCCGGCGGTTGCTTGGACGGCCCCGGCTTGCGAGGGCCCTGCGAAGGTTGCGTTCTGCTGTGGGACTTGGGCGGATCCTTATCGACTTTCTCGGGGATCTTTTCCTTCTCCGTGGAGGGGTCGGTCGCGGTGGTGACCACGGTCGGAGGAGGTTCCGGAGGGAATGGCGGCTTATCGGGAGTGCCCGCGTCAGGCCTGGCCTCAACCGTTGGCTGCGCGGGAGGTTGTTCCACGGTCGCGGCCGGGCGGCTCAGCCACCACGCTCCGCTTCCAAGGCCCACGAGCAACGCCATGCCTCCCAGCATCCAGCCTCGGCTCGGCGTCTTGCGGAGGGCCTGGAGCGCCTCTGTCCCCACGTCTTCGGGATCCGCGACCGCCATGGGCGCACGGGT is a genomic window of Corallococcus macrosporus containing:
- a CDS encoding serine/threonine-protein kinase translates to MVRSLAGSLMKTHRPSIADEVPRTLRKTSSADTTPLADPLLSSQIGDFTVDERIGAGGMGVVYRATHSLIGKQAAIKVLRAELVSPKLRERLLVEARAVNAIRHPGIIDIFGFGTLPDGRSYVVMELLEGRPLSELLTDRKRLDVPTSLWMLDQILSALGAAHRAGVVHRDLKPANVFLVEPPNAAPTLKLVDFGIAKLLESKDSPTTLDGSVLGTPEFMAPEQIRGGTVGPATDLYALGIMAFQMLTGVRPFQGDPVQVMFAHVDQIPPLPSARAEGIPPELDTLVLQLLAKDPTLRPASAEAVQQQLQRIPAEARTQTFARPPGLKPKVPAPSPAPAPKPAVARVPTRAPMAVADPEDVGTEALQALRKTPSRGWMLGGMALLVGLGSGAWWLSRPAATVEQPPAQPTVEARPDAGTPDKPPFPPEPPPTVVTTATDPSTEKEKIPEKVDKDPPKSHSRTQPSQGPRKPGPSKQPPEPPTSGPGQKPPTEPQGFATVTDVTEVETSPQGPSTSAPAPAPEPVTVARAARPELPQDFYTQRLLAKRLNKNYEALYARNSNGSPPPALLNSLLALFQEAAGTETELEADRVFVKVELWEKVTNQLVPSTNAPVVTAPPPPVAFTPLPGPHAIPSGPRPTPRRATADEVKLANRLEQYDQEFRRRTKGASEASGLEWELWKFHERASQELTADDRGKLYMDTYKWMDVLKARFPL